The genomic stretch aATAGCTGTGTTTTAGAAGAACTGAACACAATTGTGTATCTGGATGTTGCATGGGACACTGTAAATTGCCCCCAATATGAGGaagcataaaaataatcatagctaacatttactgagcccttacTCTATGCCAGCCACTATACTGGCATTATACCAGGTAACTAGTTTACATGGTTGCCTCCTTTAACCCCAACAACAGCCCTGGGAAGAGAATATTAGCACCATTTTATAGCTCAGTAAGCTGtttttcagagaggttaagaaacttgcctaaCATCACACAGCTAGCTAGTGTCAAAGCCAGATTATAGACCTGTCCTTCTGACTAAAGGCTGCATAGAACCACTAGGACAGTCTGCCTCAGTTTTAATGATCTCTCTGTGCTCTATGGTGCCTGACACATCAGAGGTGTTCAGTGTTTGTCAAATatacccatttatttattaaggGCTGAGCACAGTTCCTGTCCCAGGAGCCTAAGAAACTTGCctgtcacacaactagtaagtttTGGATCCGGTCTTAGACACAAGcagtctggccccagagcccatgcatttttttttttttaatgtttatttatttttgagagagaaagagacagagcgtgagtggggtgggggtggggggcagagagagagacacacagaatccaaaacaggctccaggctttgagctgttagcacagagcctgatgcggggcttgaacccacaaactgcgagatcatgacctgagctgaagtcagacgcctaactgactgagccacctagatgcctcCAGAGTCTATGCTTTTAACTACAAACCTAGGCTAAATGAGTAATTGCAATccttctttatcttccttttcaaatTAGACGTTACTTTGTAGCTAGACACAAAAGCATGTCACTAAATGTTTCAATGTTTTGCTTCAAGAGTCAGCCAGACATTCTGATGAAGACATGGAACAGCATGAAAGTATAACAACACAGGAGAGGGAACAAGAGGTCAGGGCTAGGGCAGCAGCACTGGGGGCCAGACCACTGGGATTTTATTAGGATCGTGGCACATTAATAGAGAAgtatagagaaaatcaacaattgtctttatttagattttcttttgctAACAGCACTTCACAGTTTTTATCCTATAGATCCTAATACAATCTTGctacattttaaattcttgggAATTTtatgggatttttgttgttgttgctatgaGTGGCATTTCTACTTCTATCATATTTTCTGACTAACAGTTGTATccaggaaatatttataattttatgtatttattttgtgagtatctgattaaattttatttatgttatatgtttatctcattattttatgtaaattataaatacataatactCTATACTATggatatgccataatttattcaaccattcTCTGACTGATGGGTGTTTaccttttttctagttttttggcATTATAAATACTGTTGCAGCAAATATCCTTAAACATATATTCCATCACGcgcatgtttttatttctataagcAGAGCCAAAAGTACAGGGTATATTTTCACCCAGGGTGAACTATTGTACGTATTTCCTAAGACTCTCAGTagaatcagatttattttttttttaatggttatctatttttgagagagagagagagagcatgtgcgtgcacatgagtgggggaggggcagagagagaagggggatagaggatccaaagtgggctctgtgctgacagcagagagcccaatgcggggctcaaactcacgaaccacaagctcacgacctgagccagagtcggacgttcaatggactgagccacccaggcaccctgaattggATTTATTGATCATTTTCATTTGTACTCATCTGTTGGGTGGTAATTCTGAAATTCTGGACtctgaacttttaaaactttgcaCTTCCCTACTATTAAGACTGAACAACTTTTCATTACATTTCCTATTTTGTGAACTGCCTATTCAGATATTCCCTGAATATCTGTTGTTTCTAatattctttcattgtttctAATATTCTTAATTCTCTTGGGTTTTCCAAATGCAAGttacatcaggggcgcctgggtggctcagtcagtcaagtgtctgactttggctcaagtcatgatctcccagtttgtgggtttgagtcctgcatcaggttctgtgctgacatctcggagcctggagcctgcttcagattctgtgtatctctctctgcccctcccctgctcatactctgtctctctctctctctctctctctctcaaaaataaataaacattaaaaaaaaaagttacatcaaGTGGAAATATTTTGCCTCAAGATTTCCAGTATTTATACCCTTAACTTTATTCTCTTGTCTAAATGCAATGACTAATGTtcccagaaaaatagaaaataataaaggtaatagGAAGCACCTTTGCCTTTCTCCTAATCTTAATAGAAATGATCTTACattttaccattaaatatgattctaaaattttatttgagatatATATTTCTCCATTATGTTGAATAATACTCAACTGTCACCATTTTCCTTAGAGTTTTCATGGGAATGAATATGAGATTTTATCAGAATATTGactttcttctttgatttattaaCATAGTAACTGATATTAATAGATTTCCTAATATTGAATCATCCAAGAATTTCTAAGATAAATCCCACTCCATTTGTCATGGtgtgttacatttttaatatccTGCTTGATTGGTTTGTTAAcgttttatttaggattttacatgaatgttcatataaGTCAGATTGGTCTGCAGTCTTCTTTAGGCTTTAAGGTTTTGGTGTTAGTAACAAGAAatgagatttccttctttttctatgctATCAGTTTGAACAACATCAAAATATCtcaaagaatttatttataaactatCCAAAGTAGTGCTTTCTGGAAAGATAGTaccaaataattttctgtttcttccatggtCATTGGGCCCTTTAggtttcctctatttttttgaGTCaatttggccatttgtattttcatagaaaattatttatttcaacaaGATTTTCTAACTCTTCAGCTTAAGGTAATACAAAAATAtcccttttcatttttagttccaattacatttatgattttttcttctttcttactccTAATTTTCACTTTCCTCCATTTTCCCTTTATTccattagtttattttcattttattttattgtggtttcccCTTATAGGGCTATAAGCTGGAATTTAAAGGATGATTAAGAGTTTATCAGGCAGAGGGGCagttgggtgactcagtcagttgagcatctgacttttggttttggctcaggtcacgagctcatggtttgtgagatcaggctctgcactgacagtgtggagcctgcttgggattctctctcttcctctctgtctctcaaaataaataaataaacttttttttttaattaaaaaaaaaaaaaaagaggggcatctgggtggctcagtcatttgggcatccaacttcagctcaggtcacgatctcatggttcatgagtttgagctgaccagagcctggagcctgcttcggattctgtgtctccctctctgcccctccccacttgtactcttctctcaaaaatgaataaatattaaaaaaaaaaaaaatgaaatgaaaaaaagagtttctcaggcagagacagaaaggaaggcatCTCCGAAAGAGTAGACAAAATGCGCAGAAATCTGCAGGTTTGAAATTGCTTAGGGTATTCAGTGAATTGTATCTTGGGTCGGCTAGGATGGTGAttcaggggtgggaggaggaagcacCAGACTAGGAAGGAATCCCACCAGGGAGTATCATTCTACCTCTACCTCATCTTTGCAGCATGTCCTCAGGACCCAAATGCCTGATGGGAACACCTCATTGGCCCAACCCCAGCTTTCGGAGGGTAGGAAGAAAGTGTATCCGGTCCTTTGGGCTCCTGAAGAGAGCATCGGAGCTCTACTTTCTATGAGGACTCACAGGGAGGtactgagaggagaaaagagagggaggctggTTCCACCAGAAGATACTACTGGGTAGCCAGAAGAATGATAAATATCAACTGTGTGGAGTCACTGAGATCTTTTAACTGGGGAGAATGCCACATTCAGATCTGTGTTGCTGAGGcttgtttttcaatattttgaagtAGACAGccacctcattttacaggtgagggaacGGGCCAAGTGAGGACCTGAGACAAGCCTGAGAGCACAGAATCATCAAGAGTTGGGATCAGAGTGCCACCAAGTTTTCTAGGTTTaggaaaatttaagaaacactctgaaggaaagaaatgcaaagtatCTTTACCTAAAAAGAGGAGGTAAAGGTATCTGTGAAGATTAAAATGATTCAATgcatagggggcacctgggtggctcagttaagcatcctacttaggctcaggtcatgatgtcacggacCCCTACAGTTACAGTGGCTTGTTCCTTGTCctcaatttcatttctgaaatttttcacAATATACTGTTTTGgttcagtttgggtttttttgacaTGAGAATACTTTTTCTTAGCTAGGATGAGAGGATATAAAcggtaaaacaataaaaatattggaagaaaactGTAAGTCCAGCCTGAGGGAAACTTCTTAATACAGGGAACACAGAggacttaaaagaaaagatagatgcACTGTATTTAACTACACACACATGTGAATTTTCCTGATGGAAAGAAACATCATATCAGAAGATAAATAAtgaattgggagaaaatatttgttaaaacaaaaaagtcaggTTACTATCTCTAACAGagaaaaaacttgattttttaaaaaggtgattttgaaaaaaatgcaaaaaaaattaacaggcaaTTCATAGAAGAGGAAATACTATTGACCAATAAATGTATGAAGAGATCCTCCCCCTCACTagatatggaaatgcaaaataaaacaacagtgagatctAATTTTTTAGATCTCAAATTGATCCAATTCatcaaattggaaaaaatatgaCAGTATCCAGTGCTGACAAGCACATTCTTGAACATCTGAATTTCAACCATATCTTTGGAGAGCAATCTGATAAtatatagcagaaaaaaaaattaaaaaaaaaattttttaatgtttattttttacagagagaaagagacagagcatgagcaggggaggggcagagagagagacacacacagaatccaaagcaggctccagactctgagctgtcagcacagagcctgacacagggctcgaactcatagaccgtgagatcatgacctgagccgaagtcggacgctcaaccgactcagccacccaggtgtcccagcagaaaaaaattttaacgttcaTATTCGTTGACCCAGTAATCCaacttaatttagaaaaaaatattctgacaaTAGAGCCTTTGGTGTCTCCCTGTATAGGTGTCTTACCTCTtttgtcctctctcctctccagcaTACCTCACTTGATAAACTGTCTCATTTCCCAGCCAGCTGGACCCTCATGCCCAAGCCTTCCTCCACCTGACTTAAGCCAACTTAAGCTAGTGCCTGGAACAGGGAGATGGTCTTGGAGCCCGGAAGGCCTTGTCTAGGAATCCCCATGTGCTTTCAGGAAATCGAGGCCAAGGATATCACTGGAGCCAACGTTTGCTTTGAGTTTCTGCAGCTGCTGACAACGTGCCGGACCCTGATGGCACCTGGCAGAGGCTGCTTGGTCCTGGCCATTCTGCTGGCAATGGTGGACATCCGACTTGGTGGTGAGGACAGCCCACCCCCAGATCCCCAGAGCAGAGACAGCCATCAGGGAAAATCCTGTACTCGTGAGAAGGGATGGAtcccaagatttttttctctggtggggaagaaaagaaccCACTGCCTCTTGACACTAGTGAAAGGGCAAAAACAgtttcatgttcttttttgttaaaaCGAATACTATTGCCCACCCCATCAGACATTCTGCCCCTGTGTGTTGCTATGTGTTGCTGAGAGCCTGGTAATCTGGACCTCAATCGAAGATTCTTTCAGCATCTTACACATTTCCAACTTTATGAATCCCGGGTTTGAGACTCAGATACTACAATATGTGTCAAGTATATAACCCATTTAACCCCCATGTACCTCAgtttataaaatgggaacaacacATGTGTCTAGGGCTATACCAAGGATTAGATGTATACAAAAGTACTTTTAGTAAAGGTCCTATGCAAGTTCCATTTGGagagtagaaataaaatagaagtcaTTTCTGAATTAATGAATAACAGGGATTGCAGGTCTCCCTCAGATAGGGGTATAGGCTGTAGACTACTCGTCTAAGGGGTGGTATTTAATGTCTGTTAGCCTCCACGTCTGCTCAACATTTCTCTGTGAATGAATTAGTCGGCCATGTATACCTGGCCTCTGGGGCCTaattcctcccccttccccttccaggGTGCTTGCACATCCTCAGCTCATTTTCCCAGGATGGAAAGCAATTAAGCTTGATCTGTACTTTGTGGCATACAAAAGAAGAGGCTGAGGGTGCTATAGTGTTTTTGTGCAAGGACAGGTCTTCGGGCTGTTTCCCTGAGACCAGCCTGCGGCAACTGAGACTTCGACCGGATCCCAGGGAAGATGGCATCAGCGAAAGATCATCTCAGTTGGTGTTCACCATAAACCATGCCACACCATCAGACAGCGGGACCTACCAGTGTTGTGCCACAAGCCAGAGGCCAGATATGCGCCTTCAGGGccactttttctctgttttagtCACAGGTAAGCTCTGATCTCCCAAATGCCACCAGATGAGATAGTAAGCAGGGTCGGCGGCTGGAGCCAGAAGTAGTTACTTCGGGTCCTGGGTAGGAGTCTCCTTGGGGGAAGAGTCCTTCCCATGACTCGGTCATTTCCCACCAGTCCCACCAGCAAATGCCACCTCTCCTCAAAGCATGGATACAAAAGTGGTctcattttgtctttaattttaaaaatcttactgaGGTAAGCCATTCAATTTTTATTGACGCTGAGACTGAGTCACAAGAAGGTAAAGCAAATTGTTCAATTTGTCTCACTGACCAGTGCCAGTAGAAGCAGATAGAGGTCTGGAATTTAGGCTTCTTGGTTCTGATTCAGAGATCTCTCACAAATGTGgttctatttctaaatatagGCACTGAGCCTTCAGGCTGTGATAGATATGGATTTTAGATAAAACGGATGGTTGTCTTAAGAACATTtagttttaagaaacagaaacccACTCAAGCTGCCAtaggttaaaaggaaaaaaataataaaacaggaaGCATAGCTGGCATTTATGAGTTTTGTTGCTGGAATCAGAAACCAGAAATCCAACAGAACTTAAAAAGAGTTACGATCTCAATGTCTCTGGGGCAGCAAGGCCTCTCATCTCTGcatatttccttcattttgtgcATACTCCCCTATTCTGTTACTACTTTGACAAAACCTAAATATGGTTACTCCAGCCTCAGCTTTATATATGACTTCCTCATATACCCCACAGCGCGTGACTCTGTGTTTCTATATTCCGAAAGGAGCAAGCCTTCAAAACTGAgaattatgttctttttaaaatttatttattttgagagagagaaagagcaaacaggggaggggtagaaagagagggagaaaatcccaagcaggctccatgctgtcagcacagtctgaggcagggcttgaactcatgaactcatgaactctgagatcatgatctgatctgaagtcagacgcttcactgagtgagtcacccagtcaccccgAGAATTATGTTCTAATTGGAATTGTATACCCAACCAAACTACCAATCAAATGtgaggaaagaataaagacaGACATGCAatgactggaaaagaaaaaaaaaaaagccatcaatgTGATCTTAAGAAGCCACCAGAGGTCTGCTTcaaaaaaacaggaaagtaaATAGGTAGAGTGGATAAAATGGGATCCAGGAAAGTAAGGACTCTAATAGGGAAAAGAGATAAGGAAACCCTGGAATGGAAAAGGGCCAAAACAGGCAATTAGTCCAAAAGGAACAAGAGAAAGGGGACTCTGGAAGATGTATAGTAGGTAAAAATTGAATTGATAGGTCTTCTTTCTGAAGGCCTGTGATAGATTGGATGAAGGATTAAAGACACAGATATGGAAAATTTtgcctggttaaaaaaaattaaagtcctcATTATCTCCAGGGAAAACACTAAATTTTACAAAAGGAAGCCTAACCATGGCGCACAACTTGGCTCTGTAATAGGTAACATTTACAGAAACCAGAtcatctaaaaattaatttaactaaAATGTGTAATATAATGATTTGTGAAAGATGCAGAAACGGGGAAGGAGGTAGAGGTTTAAGAGAAACATATCCTCATCTTCtttaacagaaaatcaataaCGTCTAAACTTTATTATCAAGAAGTGGCAATATAAGCACACTATTTCGGAATATGGTGAATGAAACAGCTCAGAGTTGACAGTGGTTGTCTCTAGGGAATAAGCATAGGAAGACTAAAGGACACTGTTATTATGCTCTATGAACTTTCAAGTACTATCTTATGttttaactttaagaaaaatagaaataaattacttCCCTCCCAAATAAAAACCCAGCCTGGAACCTTTTAACAAATGCTTTCATCATCTCCTATGGTTAGCAGTTAACCCACATTTTCTACCGCAGTCTAGACTGATTTAGAGTTTCTTCCTTGCTTCCTGGTACCTTCCCCTCTGACCCTGCTTCCAGTCAGCCCTCCCATTCCTCCCCTTACCAAACTCCCAATCTCTATCAGCTTCTGTGACTCTGTACTTCCCACGTTTCCTGTCTGTTCTCTCTTCATCTGTCACTgtttcctcctcccacctctcaaaCGTGTGAATTCATTCCCTCAGACTCACTCCTCACCTCTTCGATCTTTGTGCTGTCTCTCCTAAGTTCTCATACCCTCCTGATTTTAACCTGCACCTCCCTGCAAACCGACCCACGAATCCATTTCTCCAGCTCTAACTTCTTTCCTAAGTTTCAATTTAATGTTTTCACTGACAACTGTCCCGCTTGCCATCTCCTCACATTCAACCTGAGACCCTAGTTCTGCCCGTGATTTACAGTTGAAATCTGGgtgccttttttctcttccccatccAGTCAGTTACTAAATACTACTAGTTCTTTCCtactttcattcctttcttcccaaaGGGGTTTTCCAAGTCTTCATCATCTCACACTGAAAATATTCCAAGTCTCCTGACAAGCCCCTTGAAATCCGAGTGTGTCTCGttcatctttatttctcctcCCACATCCTACCTCTGGACCTGGAACTGAGCCGTTACCTAATAGTCCATCAACTCTAAATACCATCTGTCTTCAATCCACATTGCTATCTGATCTCTTTCTAAAATGCTAATTTGTACATGCCACACCACTATTCACAGAATGTTAAGGGCTTTCCAGTGTCTACGGGACGATGTCTGAATCACTTTTGCCTGGTATTGGACGCTCTATACAATTTCATTCTACCATTTATGTGAATCCTGTTCCAGCTGACTTTACTAGTGGAAACTCCTCTGTTGTTCTTCTCATACTTGTCCTGTTGATTGTGCATCCCACAGGCACAGTGCTAAGCTTGCAGAACCGAATCGGAGCAGAAAAGCCCTTCTCCTTTATAAGCTGATCTATGTAGTCTATAACCTAGTCACGTTCTCCTAATACACCCTAAGCATTTCTACTTGTGATGGCTGTGAGATAAAATGCCTTTCTCATCCTCTCGGTATATTTAAGTATTAGTGTCAGCACATATGGATGCTCACCAAATGCAGAGATGAGGTTCCTTTTGGAGGGTGAAACAAAGCTGGACAGGTAACATAGTGTCTGTAAACAATGtctaccatttactgagtgcttactgtgtgccaggcattgtgctgaatGATAGATCAATTCTTTTGATCTTCATGGCCTTTTTGAGGTTGGGCCTAATCTTGTCACGTGAAAAGTCAGGCTCAAAGCTAATCTGGGTAAGTTCATTCAGCTAGTAAACGGTAGATAAAAACCCAGATCTATTCCAAAGCCCAAGATTTTAACTTCTGCTAAACTGCTTGACACACTCCAGAAGatagtttttaaatgagatttgggGGCAACCAAGCCCAAGGTGACTAAGCTATGTTAGCTGTCTAACAAGACtcgggtgcttgggtggctcagtcggttaggcgtctgactttggctcaggtcatgatctcacggttcatgagcccgagccccgtgtcaggctctgtgctgacagctaagggcctggagcctgcttcggattctgtgtctccctctctctctctctgcccctcttcagcttgcactctctctctcaaaaataaataaatattaaaacattttttaagaaaataagacagattttaaaaggtacaatcaaggggtgcctgggtggctcagttaaaaaacgtctgactcttgattttggctcaggtca from Panthera leo isolate Ple1 chromosome C1, P.leo_Ple1_pat1.1, whole genome shotgun sequence encodes the following:
- the CD160 gene encoding CD160 antigen, with the translated sequence MAPGRGCLVLAILLAMVDIRLGGCLHILSSFSQDGKQLSLICTLWHTKEEAEGAIVFLCKDRSSGCFPETSLRQLRLRPDPREDGISERSSQLVFTINHATPSDSGTYQCCATSQRPDMRLQGHFFSVLVTEAGNYTVKGLKQRRHPEFTHSQGTPSSGFLQKVWVMLATSLLALQAL